In Paenibacillus kyungheensis, the following are encoded in one genomic region:
- a CDS encoding AraC family transcriptional regulator has protein sequence MNWPVDLQEPMNMPDPYFPIKMNFCHSSEYGQILFPHHWHPHMEFLYFEEGEAIIECNSVPIHVHAGDIIVLNSNDLHHGISLCNHLVYYALIADLSSLQSLSQDAVETKFITPMTQNRLLFQSYITTDDALERCMNDIVHEFKTRHLGYELSIKSNMYRLLTMLVRHYVIDDSNWQNHHSRIKNLERFTPILQYIEQHYGDEIPVETLARMAGLSRFHFSRLFHELTNRTVTEYINRVRINRAEYLLLNSSMTVAEIAMASGYNDISYFSRTFKKYRNGSPTEIRASFANVE, from the coding sequence ATGAACTGGCCTGTAGATTTGCAAGAACCGATGAATATGCCTGATCCTTATTTTCCTATCAAAATGAATTTTTGCCATTCTTCAGAGTATGGACAGATTTTGTTCCCGCACCACTGGCATCCTCATATGGAATTTTTGTATTTTGAAGAAGGCGAAGCAATTATAGAATGCAATTCAGTACCGATTCATGTACATGCAGGAGATATTATTGTGTTAAATAGTAATGATCTTCATCATGGTATCAGTCTATGTAATCATCTGGTCTATTATGCGCTTATTGCTGATCTTTCTTCGTTGCAAAGTCTTTCTCAAGATGCTGTAGAGACCAAATTTATTACGCCGATGACACAGAATCGGCTGCTTTTTCAAAGTTATATTACAACAGATGATGCGCTTGAACGCTGTATGAACGATATTGTACATGAATTCAAAACACGTCATTTAGGGTATGAATTATCGATCAAATCCAATATGTATCGCTTGCTTACTATGCTTGTACGTCATTATGTAATTGATGATTCCAACTGGCAAAATCATCACAGTCGAATCAAAAATTTGGAACGATTTACTCCTATTTTGCAATATATCGAACAGCATTATGGGGATGAGATTCCTGTAGAAACGCTTGCCCGAATGGCAGGATTAAGCCGTTTTCATTTTAGTCGTCTTTTTCACGAATTGACCAATCGCACAGTGACCGAATATATCAATCGTGTGCGTATCAATCGAGCCGAATATTTATTGCTGAATAGCAGTATGACCGTAGCCGAAATTGCGATGGCTTCAGGATATAACGATATTTCGTACTTCAGTCGAACATTCAAAAAATACCGTAACGGTTCGCCTACTGAAATACGGGCATCATTTGCAAATGTGGAATAA
- a CDS encoding acyl-CoA dehydrogenase family protein: MNIQNYFAVTAEQQELVQWIGEIADRYADGAVEADEQNHLNAELIQALKDAEYHTFSVPQEYGGKGISLNDFLLCQERIAQVDAPTAIAIGWHHISMFNLAQSRTWDEDVFADLCRDVVEHGALINRADSEAATGSPSRGGRPQTKATLSGDQYVLNGRKSFTTMSPMLDYFLISATIEPDNKVADFLIPRHVEGVSIDPVWDMVGMRGTASHNLVLENVTLPSKACVGIRPNVNPDQPRKWELSAYMMNIPASYLGIAIAARQHAINFASTYQPNSVNEPIIHLPHIQQKLGQLELELTTARHFMYAVANRWDMEQQNRLSAGKGSSSDYQNWNSPDIAAVKTVAIQAAISVTDQAMRIVGAHSLAMSHPLQRLYRDVRFGLHNPPMDDVTITQLAQRAIRSQGTKEIATK, encoded by the coding sequence ATGAATATACAGAATTATTTTGCAGTGACTGCGGAGCAACAGGAATTGGTGCAATGGATCGGAGAGATAGCAGATCGTTATGCAGATGGAGCAGTAGAAGCAGATGAACAGAATCATTTAAATGCAGAACTTATTCAGGCGCTCAAAGACGCTGAGTATCATACCTTTTCAGTTCCACAAGAATATGGCGGGAAAGGTATCTCGCTAAACGACTTTCTACTTTGTCAGGAACGGATAGCTCAAGTCGATGCACCGACAGCGATAGCGATAGGCTGGCATCATATTTCGATGTTTAATCTAGCGCAAAGTCGTACATGGGATGAAGATGTTTTTGCTGATCTTTGTCGTGATGTGGTTGAACATGGAGCATTGATCAATCGTGCGGATTCTGAAGCGGCAACAGGCAGTCCTTCACGTGGAGGTAGACCACAGACAAAAGCGACATTATCAGGAGATCAATATGTACTGAACGGTAGAAAATCATTTACAACGATGTCACCGATGTTAGATTATTTTCTGATCTCTGCAACAATCGAGCCGGATAACAAAGTGGCTGATTTCTTAATTCCACGTCACGTAGAAGGAGTATCGATTGATCCTGTATGGGATATGGTAGGGATGCGCGGAACCGCCAGTCATAATCTAGTCTTGGAAAATGTAACTTTACCATCGAAAGCTTGCGTCGGTATACGTCCAAATGTTAATCCAGATCAACCGCGTAAATGGGAATTAAGTGCATATATGATGAATATTCCTGCTAGTTATTTGGGAATAGCGATAGCAGCTAGACAACATGCGATTAATTTTGCATCAACCTATCAACCGAATAGTGTGAATGAACCGATTATTCATTTGCCTCATATTCAGCAGAAATTAGGGCAACTGGAGCTAGAACTGACCACAGCACGTCATTTTATGTATGCAGTAGCGAACCGTTGGGATATGGAGCAACAGAATAGATTGTCTGCTGGAAAAGGATCATCTTCCGATTATCAGAACTGGAATAGTCCTGATATCGCAGCTGTCAAAACTGTAGCTATTCAAGCGGCAATATCGGTGACCGATCAAGCGATGCGTATCGTTGGCGCTCATAGTCTGGCAATGAGCCATCCACTACAACGACTCTATCGTGATGTACGCTTCGGTCTGCATAACCCGCCGATGGATGATGTCACGATTACTCAACTGGCACAACGTGCTATTCGTTCACAAGGTACAAAAGAAATAGCTACCAAATGA
- a CDS encoding 3' terminal RNA ribose 2'-O-methyltransferase Hen1, which translates to MYLTIKATGEHANMISHLLAKNPHNLYDRTEKGARVRLVYTSSEPHDTEAMLFVTPDPIELVKGTPDHYDITQYINDRELAVSSLFCSYIRPALGTALNGKPKADYMNWVDYQFDLQMTFGPVASDLPDHVVESLFQPLGYEVQMERGEIDYSFDLKNRSTVRHIQISGQQTLQQMLRQIYILIPVLDNYKHYYINEDEIERLRRYGEGWLSTHPQHDLMIKRSLRFAPLIKEYEQQVANDASMDTLSTEISTHSVEDATAQADSAEPLEIIDVLETDTEPPVVRLNELRYRAIVEQVSLLPQRKQVIDFGAGEGKLSVRLGQIEGVEQVWAVEPSMQSQLRAIDRFAKLEGRTDDVIPVITTGSLFYRDERWIDQDVIILCEVIEHINEVRLPQVIHTLFTDYRPQTLIITTPNREYNEVYDMDTEEIRHADHRFEWTRAEFEQYCTQWIQNRPYTFTISGIGEKHEQYGQPTQMVVFHRTGGQQI; encoded by the coding sequence ATGTATTTAACAATCAAAGCAACCGGAGAACATGCGAATATGATCTCGCATTTATTAGCTAAAAATCCACATAACCTTTACGACCGTACCGAAAAAGGCGCTAGAGTGCGGTTGGTGTATACGTCTTCTGAGCCACACGATACAGAAGCTATGTTATTTGTTACCCCTGATCCTATTGAGTTGGTCAAAGGCACTCCAGATCATTATGATATTACACAATATATCAACGATCGTGAATTAGCTGTTAGTAGCTTATTTTGCAGTTATATTCGTCCAGCATTAGGAACAGCACTCAATGGCAAGCCCAAAGCAGATTATATGAATTGGGTAGATTATCAATTTGACTTACAAATGACATTTGGGCCGGTGGCTTCTGATTTGCCAGATCATGTTGTAGAGTCGTTGTTCCAACCGCTTGGTTATGAAGTGCAGATGGAGCGCGGGGAGATTGATTATTCATTTGATCTCAAAAACCGCAGTACAGTCCGGCATATTCAGATTAGCGGGCAACAAACCTTACAACAGATGCTACGGCAAATATATATTTTGATACCAGTTCTGGATAATTATAAACATTATTATATCAATGAAGATGAGATTGAGCGCTTACGGCGTTATGGAGAAGGGTGGTTATCCACACATCCACAGCATGATTTGATGATTAAGCGCAGTCTACGATTTGCACCGTTAATTAAAGAATATGAACAACAAGTAGCCAATGATGCATCTATGGATACTTTATCAACAGAGATATCAACACATTCAGTAGAAGATGCTACAGCGCAAGCAGACTCTGCCGAACCGCTCGAAATAATCGATGTTTTAGAGACTGACACTGAACCGCCTGTAGTGAGATTAAACGAATTGCGTTACCGTGCGATCGTCGAACAAGTTAGTCTATTGCCACAGCGTAAGCAAGTGATAGATTTTGGAGCAGGAGAAGGTAAATTATCTGTTCGTCTTGGGCAGATTGAAGGAGTCGAACAGGTCTGGGCGGTTGAACCTTCGATGCAATCTCAATTACGAGCGATTGATCGCTTTGCCAAGTTAGAAGGACGTACCGATGATGTGATTCCTGTGATTACTACCGGTTCATTATTTTATCGAGATGAACGCTGGATCGATCAAGACGTCATTATTTTATGCGAAGTGATCGAGCATATTAACGAAGTGCGATTGCCACAAGTCATCCACACGTTATTCACAGATTACCGTCCACAGACTTTAATTATTACAACACCGAATCGAGAATATAACGAAGTCTATGATATGGATACAGAAGAGATTCGTCATGCTGATCACCGTTTTGAGTGGACGCGTGCAGAATTTGAACAATATTGTACACAGTGGATACAAAACAGACCGTACACCTTTACGATCTCAGGGATCGGTGAAAAGCATGAACAGTATGGACAACCAACACAGATGGTTGTATTTCACAGAACAGGAGGACAGCAGATATGA
- a CDS encoding Gfo/Idh/MocA family protein: protein MTAKIGIGVIGVGSISEFHLKPYNNHPDVEIIGVCDLNAERAQTVAKQYEAAIPYTDYQELLNNPDIDAVSICTWNNSHAEISIAALQAGKHVLVEKPLCRTVEEAQQVQAAVQATGKLLQVGFVRRYDSNAQMLHQFSEQGDFGNIYYAKASYIRRLGNPGGWFSDSNRSGGGPLIDIGVHAIDLCWYLMGRPEPLSVSGNTYYELGNRANVEHLSRYQAADYDATQNDVEDMANAMIRFKNGASLIVDVSFSLHAKQNEGMIKLYGTKGGFEVDPAVHITTEKYNTVLNIEPQTDHKDFQFEQAFDNEIKHFIDCIQTGKQPLSPVEDGVQMMRMLTAIYESAKLGKEVLL, encoded by the coding sequence ATGACAGCCAAAATTGGTATAGGTGTGATCGGTGTCGGCAGTATTTCAGAATTTCATTTAAAACCTTATAACAATCATCCAGATGTAGAGATTATCGGTGTCTGTGATCTTAATGCAGAACGTGCACAGACAGTAGCCAAGCAATATGAAGCCGCAATTCCTTATACAGATTATCAAGAACTTCTGAACAATCCAGATATTGATGCTGTCAGTATCTGTACATGGAATAACAGTCATGCTGAGATTAGTATTGCGGCGCTTCAAGCAGGCAAACACGTACTGGTAGAGAAGCCTCTTTGCCGTACAGTAGAAGAAGCACAACAAGTACAAGCTGCTGTACAAGCTACAGGCAAATTATTGCAAGTCGGGTTTGTACGTCGCTATGATTCCAATGCCCAGATGCTTCACCAATTTAGTGAACAAGGCGATTTTGGTAATATCTATTATGCCAAAGCTTCGTATATTCGTCGTCTCGGCAATCCGGGCGGTTGGTTTAGCGATAGCAATCGTTCTGGCGGTGGGCCATTAATTGATATTGGTGTTCATGCTATTGATCTATGCTGGTATCTGATGGGCAGACCTGAACCGTTATCGGTTAGTGGTAATACGTATTATGAGTTAGGCAATCGAGCGAATGTCGAACATTTATCCCGTTATCAAGCCGCTGATTATGATGCCACTCAAAATGATGTAGAAGATATGGCAAATGCTATGATCCGTTTCAAAAATGGAGCTTCCCTGATCGTAGACGTCAGCTTTAGTCTGCATGCCAAACAAAATGAAGGCATGATCAAATTGTATGGAACAAAAGGTGGATTTGAAGTGGATCCAGCTGTTCATATCACTACCGAAAAGTACAATACTGTACTGAATATCGAACCTCAAACCGATCATAAAGATTTTCAATTTGAGCAAGCATTTGATAATGAAATTAAACACTTTATCGATTGTATTCAGACAGGCAAACAACCACTAAGTCCGGTGGAAGATGGCGTGCAGATGATGCGTATGCTCACAGCTATCTACGAATCCGCTAAGCTTGGCAAGGAGGTACTATTATGA